In Pyrus communis chromosome 1, drPyrComm1.1, whole genome shotgun sequence, the following are encoded in one genomic region:
- the LOC137716409 gene encoding syntaxin-32-like, translating into MQGKSGQSSFRDRTQEFQSVTDRLRKSFAPSFNGPSSSGSSGGKLDGPRSAASVQSEFNKRASKIGLGIHHTSQKLGKLTQLAKRTSVFDDPALEIQELTAAIKQDITGLNSALIDLQLHCNSQNESANISSDTTTHSTTVVDNLKNRLMSATKEFKEVLTMRTENLKVHENRRQLFSSTTSKESTNPFVRQRPVAARSAANASTAPPPWANDSASSSQLFPRKQTDKESRPLLQQQQQVVEQQDTYMHSRSEALQNVESTIHELGNIFTQLATMVSQQGELAIRIDESMDETLSNVEGAQGQLARYLNSISSNRWLMMKIFFVLILFLIFFVFFAA; encoded by the exons ATGCAAGGGAAATCCGGCCAATCGTCGTTCCGAGATCGAACGCAGGAGTTTCAGAGCGTCACGGATAGGCTTCGTAAGTCGTTCGCGCCATCTTTCAATGGGCCGTCGAGCAGCGGCAGCAGTGGCGGGAAGCTCGACGGACCTCGATCTGCGGCGTCGGTTCAATCGGAGTTCAAcaaaagggcttccaagattgGGCTCGGGATTCACCACACTTCCCAGAAGCTTGGAAAGCTCACACAAT TGGCGAAAAGGACATCGGTGTTTGATGATCCGGCTCTGGAGATCCAAGAGCTGACTGCAGCTATAAAACAAGACATTACTGGACTTAATTCAGCACTGATAGATCTGCAGCTGCACTGCAATTCCCAGAACGAAAGTGCGAACATCTCGAGTGACACCACGACTCATTCAACCACCGTTGTAGATAACCTGAAGAACCGGTTGATGAGTGCTACGAAGGAGTTTAAGGAAGTTCTGACCATGCGGACAGAG AATTTAAAGGTTCATGAAAATAGGAGGCAGTTATTTTCTTCAACCACTTCGAAAGAGTCAACAAATCCGTTTGTTCGTCAACGTCCTGTGGCTGCCAGATCAGCTGCTAATGCATCGACAGCTCCTCCTCCATGGGCCAATGATTCTGCATCTTCGTCACAGTTATTTCCTAG gaagCAGACGGATAAGGAATCTCGACCATtattgcagcagcagcagcaggtaGTAGAACAACAAGACACCTATATGCATAGCCGCTCTGAGGCTCTTCAGAACGTGGAGTCAACTATTCACGAGCTGGGTAACATATTTACCCAATTGGCAACCATGGTTTCGCAGCAAGGAGAGCTTGCAATCAG GATTGACGAGAGCATGGACGAGACGCTGTCCAACGTGGAAGGAGCGCAAGGGCAACTGGCCAGGTACCTTAACAGTATATCATCCAACCGATGGCTAATGATGAAGATATTCTTTGtacttattttatttcttatatttttcgTATTTTTTGCTGCATaa
- the LOC137715365 gene encoding uncharacterized protein, which translates to MASLTPGILLKLLQSMNSATKVTGDHRSALLQVIGIVPALAGSDLSSNQGFYVQLSDSLNSTYVSLSDRDTDLILTNRLQLGQFAYVDRFNFDSPVPLVLGIRPIAGRHPFLGTPEPLVARVSTSKREFVIQPVSDSDQSADFMAIYLSNKQQEQVVRNDNKEAKIEKARPSRQPLAPRDNVNTGENLNSNSISDEAKKISDRPASRFSSPAGAKRSVSVGKKNPALAERDPSLAGKGKRSGSPAPSKCVVPSLMVAKEEDRKASKEAAIIVPSRYRQPSPVGQRRQPSPNARRASLSPGRRLSGGVKDSAAKKKMAGIVAGISKVSEALIGSGKGNRRGWDESPAVEQKEKPAAKNKPDLQSFIRTQAALARRLSDAKGGSPNGGDDSSSNEKTKSGSLKDLVVQEKPSCAAAPGITVHEKKRIDGSVSLDAVSSDLARLGKEALQRKVLASAAAAEALEEAIATESLVRKLSMFAELASTSKVGSPLPAIDRFFSIYDEVVKSTTLTESIASNRNSDTSYNDQIPTEQSKPVSLWVEAALATDLSIVSLLAAQDNETPSALQKSLSKRQYTPAKSHLKISPSSPQSTAGVGTWTKGHGMKETVELAVSLQSEMQMWFLQFVEKALDAGFRVFGECAANGGKLPIDCGSIAAVLSQLKRVNEWLDGVVSKRNELNEKVDGLKRKIYGFVIQHVGTTFDNPTPLAPSSS; encoded by the exons ATGGCGTCGCTCACTCCAGGAATCCTCCTGAAGCTCCTCCAGTCAATGAACTCCGCCACCAAAGTCACCGGCGACCACCGCTCTGCCCTCCTCCAAGTCATTGGCATAGTCCCCGCCCTCGCCGGCTCCGACCTCTCGTCCAACCAGGGCTTCTACGTCCAGCTCTCCGACTCCCTCAACTCCACCTACGTCTCCCTCTCCGATCGCGACACCGACCTCATCCTCACAAACCGCCTCCAGCTCGGCCAGTTTGCCTACGTCGACCGCTTCAATTTTGACTCCCCCGTCCCACTCGTCCTCGGTATCCGCCCCATCGCAGGCCGCCACCCCTTTCTTGGTACCCCAGAGCCCCTTGTGGCCAGAGTGTCTACCTCAAAGCGCGAGTTCGTGATCCAGCCTGTGTCGGATTCCGACCAGTCCGCGGATTTCATGGCGATTTACCTGTCCAATAAGCAGCAGGAGCAGGTTGTGAGGAATGACAACAAAGAAGCCAAGATTGAGAAGGCACGACCATCAAGGCAGCCTCTTGCTCCTCGAGACAATGTCAATACGGGAGagaatttgaattcaaattcaatttcgGATGAGGCTAAGAAGATCTCAGATCGGCCGGCTTCCAGGTTTTCGTCTCCGGCAGGTGCAAAGAGGTCTGTTTCTGTCGGGAAGAAGAACCCTGCATTGGCCGAGAGAGATCCATCGCTGGCAGGAAAAGGAAAGAGATCGGGATCTCCAGCCCCCTCGAAATGCGTGGTTCCAAGCTTAATGGTGGCGAAGGAAGAAGATCGGAAGGCGTCAAAAGAGGCGGCGATTATAGTGCCGTCAAGGTACCGACAGCCGTCCCCGGTTGGGCAGCGGAGGCAGCCTTCGCCAAATGCCCGGAGGGCTTCGCTTTCTCCCGGGAGGCGGTTGTCCGGAGGAGTGAAGGACTCTGCTGCCAAGAAGAAGATGGCAGGTATAGTTGCAGGGATTTCGAAGGTTTCGGAAGCCCTCATTGGGTCTGGAAAGGGTAATCGAAGGGGCTGGGATGAGTCGCCGGCGGTGGAGCAGAAAGAGAAGCCTGCGGCGAAGAACAAACCAGATTTGCAGTCATTTATAAGGACTCAG GCTGCCCTTGCACGACGATTAAGCGATGCAAAAGGTGGAAGTCCGAACGGCGGTGATGATTCTTCCAGCAATGAGAAAACGAAATCAGGATCACTGAAAGATTTGGTGGTCCAAGAGAAACCCAGCTGTGCAGCAGCTCCGGGCATCACtgttcatgaaaaaaaaaggattgatgGAAGTGTCTCACTTGATGCAGTCTCTTCAGACCTTGCAAGGCTTGGAAAG GAAGCTTTGCAGAGGAAAGTTCTAGCTTCTGCAGCCGCAGCTGAAGCTCTGGAGGAGGCCATTGCTACTGAGTCTCTAGTGAGGAAATTAAG CATGTTTGCAGAACTCGCTTCTACATCCAAGGTTGGGAGCCCTCTACCTGCCATTGACCGCTTCTTTTCGATCTATGATGAAGTTGTTAAATCAACCACACTTACTGAATCAATTGCTAGTAACCGCAATTCAGATACATCTTACAATGATCAAATTCCCACTGAGCAATCGAAACCTGTTTCACTTTGGGTCGAAGCTGCCTTAGCTACTGATCTCAGCATTGTCTCTCTCCTTGCCGCTCAAGACAATGAAACTCCGTCAGCTTTGCAGAAAAGTCTGTCAAAACGACAATACACACCTGCCAAATCCCATCTCAAGATTTCCCCTTCTTCACCGCAGTCCACTGCTGGCGTTGGAACATGGACAAAGGGTCATGGAATGAAGGAGACAGTCGAGCTCGCAGTAAGTCTGCAATCCGAGATGCAAATGTGGTTTCTGCAGTTTGTCGAGAAGGCTCTGGATGCCGGTTTCCGAGTGTTTGGAGAGTGCGCTGCAAATGGCGGTAAATTGCCTATCGACTGTGGCTCCATTGCAGCTGTTCTATCGCAGTTGAAGCGAGTGAATGAGTGGCTGGATGGAGTCGTCTCGAAAAGGAATGAGCTGAATGAGAAGGTTGATGGGCTGAAGAGGAAGATCTACGGCTTTGTTATTCAACATGTTGGGACGACGTTCGACAACCCCACTCCTCTTGCTCCTTCTTCCTCTTGA
- the LOC137735272 gene encoding uncharacterized protein isoform X2, producing MAGGASRKDESVVLNSTNVFAALGSLKKKKKGDKSSSKSSKGGVAAQESGEAEKEVFWAPAPLVAKSWADVDDEDDDDYYATTAPPEMGWAGEDSKAAKESELEAEHAEAGELESESEEEGGDEVDDVDEEHENELEAPVETEPVKKLPEPSPAPKDTERQLSKKELKKKGLEELEAVLAELGYPTNTETSGQDDSSVTQEKKVENQNGDVDKKENAIGESKSAKKKKKKDKSSKEPKESQDQPDGTNGGSAAADENTGRDKGEDASTGDVKERLKKVASMKKKKSSKEMDTAARAAASEAAARNARLAASKKKEKNHYNQQPVR from the exons ATGGCGGGAGGCGCGAGCAGGAAGGACGAGTCGGTGGTCCTGAACAGCACCAATGTTTTTGCGGCGCTTGggagcttgaagaagaagaagaagggggaCAAGAGCTCGTCCAAAAGCTCGAAAGGCGGCGTTGCAGCTCAGGAATCTGGGGAGGCGGAGAAGGAGGTCTTTTGGGCACCGGCGCCCCTTGTCGCGAAGTCGTGGGCCGATGTCGATGACGAGGACGATGACGACTACTACGCAACTACAGCTCCGCCGGAAATGGGTTGGGCCGGTGAGGATTCGAAGGCGGCGAAGGAAAGCGAGCTGGAAGCTGAGCATGCGGAGGCCGGCGAATTG GAAAGTGAAAGTGAGGAGGAAGGtggtgatgaagttgatgaCGTTGATGAGGAACATGAAAATGAACTTGAAGCCCCAGTGGAAACTGAGCCAGTTAAGAAGCTCCCTGAACCTTCTCCAGCCCCCAAGGATACAGAAAGGCAGCTTTCTAAGAAGGAACTGAAGAAGAAGGGGCTTGAAGAACTTGAAGCAGTTCTTGCTGAGCTAGGATACCCTACCAACACCGAGACTAGTGGCCAAGATGATTCCA GTGTTACCCAAGAGAAGAAAGTAGAGAATCAAAATGGCGATGTGGACAAGAAGGAGAATGCCATTGGCGAGAGCAAAAgtgcaaaaaagaagaaaaagaaggacaAGTCATCGAAGGAGCCAAAAGAATCTCAAGACCAGCCCGATGGCACAAATGGTGGAAGTGCGGCAGCAGATGAAAACACTGGGAGGGATAAGGGAGAAGATGCATCTACTGGTGATGTTAAAGAGCGGCTAAAGAAAGTGGCAtccatgaagaagaagaaatcaagCAAAGAAATGGATACAGCTGCTCGAGCTGCTGCAAGTGAAGCTGCTGCCAGGAACGCTAGGCTAGCTGcctcaaagaaaaaagagaagaatcACTACAATCAGCAGCCAGTGCGGTAA
- the LOC137735272 gene encoding uncharacterized protein isoform X1, producing the protein MAGGASRKDESVVLNSTNVFAALGSLKKKKKGDKSSSKSSKGGVAAQESGEAEKEVFWAPAPLVAKSWADVDDEDDDDYYATTAPPEMGWAGEDSKAAKESELEAEHAEAGELESESEEEGGDEVDDVDEEHENELEAPVETEPVKKLPEPSPAPKDTERQLSKKELKKKGLEELEAVLAELGYPTNTETSGQDDSSGVTQEKKVENQNGDVDKKENAIGESKSAKKKKKKDKSSKEPKESQDQPDGTNGGSAAADENTGRDKGEDASTGDVKERLKKVASMKKKKSSKEMDTAARAAASEAAARNARLAASKKKEKNHYNQQPVR; encoded by the exons ATGGCGGGAGGCGCGAGCAGGAAGGACGAGTCGGTGGTCCTGAACAGCACCAATGTTTTTGCGGCGCTTGggagcttgaagaagaagaagaagggggaCAAGAGCTCGTCCAAAAGCTCGAAAGGCGGCGTTGCAGCTCAGGAATCTGGGGAGGCGGAGAAGGAGGTCTTTTGGGCACCGGCGCCCCTTGTCGCGAAGTCGTGGGCCGATGTCGATGACGAGGACGATGACGACTACTACGCAACTACAGCTCCGCCGGAAATGGGTTGGGCCGGTGAGGATTCGAAGGCGGCGAAGGAAAGCGAGCTGGAAGCTGAGCATGCGGAGGCCGGCGAATTG GAAAGTGAAAGTGAGGAGGAAGGtggtgatgaagttgatgaCGTTGATGAGGAACATGAAAATGAACTTGAAGCCCCAGTGGAAACTGAGCCAGTTAAGAAGCTCCCTGAACCTTCTCCAGCCCCCAAGGATACAGAAAGGCAGCTTTCTAAGAAGGAACTGAAGAAGAAGGGGCTTGAAGAACTTGAAGCAGTTCTTGCTGAGCTAGGATACCCTACCAACACCGAGACTAGTGGCCAAGATGATTCCAGTG GTGTTACCCAAGAGAAGAAAGTAGAGAATCAAAATGGCGATGTGGACAAGAAGGAGAATGCCATTGGCGAGAGCAAAAgtgcaaaaaagaagaaaaagaaggacaAGTCATCGAAGGAGCCAAAAGAATCTCAAGACCAGCCCGATGGCACAAATGGTGGAAGTGCGGCAGCAGATGAAAACACTGGGAGGGATAAGGGAGAAGATGCATCTACTGGTGATGTTAAAGAGCGGCTAAAGAAAGTGGCAtccatgaagaagaagaaatcaagCAAAGAAATGGATACAGCTGCTCGAGCTGCTGCAAGTGAAGCTGCTGCCAGGAACGCTAGGCTAGCTGcctcaaagaaaaaagagaagaatcACTACAATCAGCAGCCAGTGCGGTAA